The genomic interval AGAATGATGCAAACGCCTATAATAGGTTATATGACCTCGTAGGTAATGAATTTATAAACAAACGCTTTCGCGAAAGCGGACTTTCACCCTCACAAATTTCACACAGACTCGATATAGAAAATACAGATTCTATGACACATAAGGAGTTTATCTTCTTTCCTGGTTATACAGATGACCCTGTACGTAGTTTTAAGAAAGAAGATACTTCTATTGAAAAATTACAGTTAAAAAATACATCTAAAGGGAAAGGTTATTTTGAAAAAGGCAGCCTTGTAAACGAGGCAAAGGATTTTAGTCATATGAATTACGTTCCGTTATCATCATTACATACTTTAATGAAAAGACTTGTATTTCCAGATAATTTTGACAAAAATGTGCAATTTAAGATAGAAGAGTCAACACGGTTACGGATTTTAAAGACCATGAATGCTTCAAATAAAGAAACTGATGTTTTATCTAATGAAGTAGGTGATTATAAAAATTTCTATATGCAAGGAGATAGCATAAATCAAACTCCAGATTACTTAGAAATTTATAACAAAATGGGATATGGCCTCGGCACCATGACAGAAACGTCCTATATTAGTGATCAAAAAAATAACATTTGTTTCTTCCTTTCTGCCACCATTCTAGTAAACAAAAATGGTGTTTATGACGATGCTATTTATGAATATGAAGAAGTAGGATTGCCTTTCTTATCTCAATTAGGGAAAGAATTTTACAAACTAGCATTGTTGCGCAAAGATTAAGTCATAAACATTATTCAAACATATCCGCTATTTTTTGTTTCTTCGCGTTTTCGCTTAAAGAGAAATTTAATTTAATCTAAATATTGTGAGCTTAAGAGAATTAAATAAAAGAAGCTTAGTTTGTGAGTTATGTACTAATCAGTATGACCTTGCTCCATTTACTGTGGAGCCTCGCGAGGAAGAGATTCTAGCCTGTAAAACGTGCATAGCACAAATCGAGAATCCTGAGCTTGTAGATCCTAATCACTGGCGTTGTCTAAATGATAGTATGTGGAGTACAGTTCCTGCAGTACAAGTGGTTGCTTGGCGCATGCTAACGCGTCTTAAAAACGAAGGATGGCCGCAAGACCTTCTAGATATGATGTACATGGAAGAGGAAACTCTAGAATGGGCTAAAGCTACAGGCGAGCATATCGAAGAAGATGAGAATACACTAATTCACAGAGATTCGAATGGAACAAGGCTTGAGGCTGGTGATAGTGTAGTACTAATTAAAGACCTTGATGTTAAAGGAGCAAACTTTACTGCCAAACGTGGAGAATTTATGCGTAATATCTCTCTGGTCCACGATAATGAAGAACATATTGAAGGCCGCATCCAAGGCCAGCAAGTGGTAATTGTCACAAAATGGACAAAAAAATCAAACTAAAAACATTAAGATCATTAATTGTAAAAAGCAGATAGGCACTTATTATTAACATTAAGTGCCTATCTGCTTTTTTGTATTTTTTGACAATTAATTTTTAGAATTACCAATTATCAAAAGTTAACAGCTCTTTTCTCGCTTGGGTATATTCTAATATCATGTCTGACACAATTTGGGCAGCAGGTTTGATGTCATTGATAAGTCCAGAGATTTGTCCTATTTCTAGTTCTCCTTCATCTAAATCACCTTCAAACATTCCACGTTTTGCTCTAGCTCTGCCTAATAATTGAACTAACTGTTCTTTAGATGGAGTTGATTGATAAAGCTCAGCTACCTGTTGGTAAAATTTGTTTTTGATAAGCCTTACCGGAGCCAGTTCTTTTAAAGTTAGCACCGTATCTCCTTCTTGTGCATCTACAATGGCTTGTTTGTATAATTGGTTCGCACTTGACTCCTTACTAGCGGCAAATCTACTACCTACCTGCACAGCATCTGCACCTAATGTCATCGCTGCCAGCATACCTCTTCCGGTTGCAATTCCTCCAGCAGCAACTAATGGTATTTTAATTTTTTCCTTTACCATAGGAATTAGGGTAAAGGTTGTAGTTTCTTCTCTTCCATTATGACCTCCAGCTTCAAAGCCTTCTGCTACAACAGCATCTACTCCAGCTTCTTCGGCTTTTAGCGCAAATTTGACACTACTTACTACATGAACTACTTTGACATCATGCTTCTTTAATTCTTGAGTCCAAAGTTTTGGATTGCCGGCACTCGTAAAAACTATGGGAA from Dokdonia sp. Hel_I_53 carries:
- a CDS encoding serine hydrolase; its protein translation is MNKIYLLLVCILTGCSNPLEKVSRSKNPIIKNVMTNDAIYEVQIIYTEIDTSDTGAIVFKDYSYKLDQNEYFYPASTVMLPMSVFAAEYVESIDKINLDTPYAIAKDSLKNSVANDIELLLTENDANAYNRLYDLVGNEFINKRFRESGLSPSQISHRLDIENTDSMTHKEFIFFPGYTDDPVRSFKKEDTSIEKLQLKNTSKGKGYFEKGSLVNEAKDFSHMNYVPLSSLHTLMKRLVFPDNFDKNVQFKIEESTRLRILKTMNASNKETDVLSNEVGDYKNFYMQGDSINQTPDYLEIYNKMGYGLGTMTETSYISDQKNNICFFLSATILVNKNGVYDDAIYEYEEVGLPFLSQLGKEFYKLALLRKD
- a CDS encoding PhnA domain-containing protein — translated: MSLRELNKRSLVCELCTNQYDLAPFTVEPREEEILACKTCIAQIENPELVDPNHWRCLNDSMWSTVPAVQVVAWRMLTRLKNEGWPQDLLDMMYMEEETLEWAKATGEHIEEDENTLIHRDSNGTRLEAGDSVVLIKDLDVKGANFTAKRGEFMRNISLVHDNEEHIEGRIQGQQVVIVTKWTKKSN
- a CDS encoding NAD(P)H-dependent flavin oxidoreductase; the encoded protein is MNKITQLFNVKYPLIQGGMIWNSGWKLASAVSNAGGLGLIGAASMYPDVLVEHVEKCKKATDKPFGVNIPMLYPNIEEHMKTVVDYKVPIVFTSAGNPKLWTQELKKHDVKVVHVVSSVKFALKAEEAGVDAVVAEGFEAGGHNGREETTTFTLIPMVKEKIKIPLVAAGGIATGRGMLAAMTLGADAVQVGSRFAASKESSANQLYKQAIVDAQEGDTVLTLKELAPVRLIKNKFYQQVAELYQSTPSKEQLVQLLGRARAKRGMFEGDLDEGELEIGQISGLINDIKPAAQIVSDMILEYTQARKELLTFDNW